A genomic region of Arachis hypogaea cultivar Tifrunner chromosome 5, arahy.Tifrunner.gnm2.J5K5, whole genome shotgun sequence contains the following coding sequences:
- the LOC112802936 gene encoding receptor-like protein EIX2, with translation MCFMLQVVDLVCSKENAKCIESEREALLQFKAAMMDDFGVLSSWKEKSNCCQWKGVHCSRLTGHVQRLDLSSEAEYIELRGKIPESLLELQHLRYLYFTGIHSQDNHIPEFFGSLRNLRYLDLSHCGFGGKIPTQFGSLSHLRYLNLQANLLEGSIPFQLGNLSKLQYLNLGVNDLEGTIPSQIGNLSSLQELYLFNFGTLKNGDGGGQWLSKLNSLTHLDLSHVLNLENSHYLFQMVANMSNLRQLSLTNCNFSDHSISSFYPFKFKSSNSLSVFDLSLNHFTSSMIFHWVSNVTSNLIELNLSDNNLFEDHVSNNFCMAMNSLENLDLRDNKLKGSDMKLLSSICTLRSLYLSQNNFTEDLASILHNLSAGCMRDSLEELDLGNNQITGSLPDLSIFPFLKQLDLSLNRLSGKIAEHITLPSQLESFSVSVNSLEGVVPNSFGNTCTLRSLYFSMNNLSKELSLIIHHLSGCARNSLQELHLDDNQIYGTLPDLSIFPSLKKLSLDANMLNGRIPQNIQFPPQLESLSMGSTSLEGVITNHHFANMSKLKVLDLSDNSLFLTFSNNWVPSFQLREIYLRNCKLGPSFPKWLQTQDNLLSLDISNAGISDVVPHWFWNLPSWKLESMNISYNNLTGTIPNFPVRFSEYPSISLATNQFEGPIPPFLQRAISLDLSDNKFSDFDLFACANGIVEQLGKLDFSDNRLSGKIPNCWSKFKSLGYIDLSNNNLSGEVPTSIGSALQLQVLMLRNNHLTGKLPFSLRSCTKLVMLDAGENELSGVIPSWIGGDLQQLQMLILRRNRFYGGLPLSLCHLANIHLLDISSNNLKGQIPTCFKNFTAMIKGMVSAMPYDDHTYFVNNTLQGASDFLMAEGEQYDLITLLMWKGVERMLKNDKLLLKGIDLSSNQLSGEIPTELVSLVELVTLNLSRNNLSGEIPLKIGNLASLEFLDLSRNNLSGLIPSSLTQINRLSMLDLSHNNLSGEIPTSTQLQSFNASSYEENQDLCGPPLEKMCFKGKSRQTSSAKTKEDDHDPFYQAFYMSMGLGFFVGFWSIFGTILFNRFWRHAYFKFLNKLTNKVMSRW, from the coding sequence ATGTGCTTCATGTTGCAAGTAGTGGACCTTGTTTGTTCTAAAGAAAATGCAAAGTGTATAGAGAGTGAGAGGGAAGCACTCCTTCAATTCAAAGCTGCCATGATGGATGACTTCGGCGTGCTCTCGTCGTGGAAGGAGAAGAGCAATTGCTGCCAATGGAAGGGTGTTCATTGCAGCAGACTCACCGGCCATGTGCAAAGACTTGATCTCAGTTCAGAAGCTGAATACATTGAACTCAGAGGAAAGATTCCAGAATCATTGTTGGAGTTGCAACATTTGAGGTACTTATATTTCACTGGGATTCATTCCCAGGACAATCATATCCCTGAATTCTTTGGTTCTTTAAGAAATTTGAGGTATCTTGATCTGTCACATTGTGGTTTTGGTGGAAAGATTCCAACTCAATTTGGTTCTCTTTCGCATTTGAGATACTTAAATCTTCAAGCTAATCTTCTAGAGGGTTCAATTCCATTTCAACTTGGAAATCTGTCCAAGTTGCAATATCTCAATCTTGGTGTCAATGATTTAGAAGGAACAATACCATCTCAAATTGGGAACCTTTCAAGCTTGCAAGAGCTTTATCTCTTCAATTTTGGTACTCTCAAAAATGGTGATGGTGGTGGCCAATGGCTATCCAAGCTCAATTCTTTAACCCATCTTGATCTGAGTCATGTATTGAATCTTGAGAATTCTCATTACTTGTTCCAAATGGTTGCTAATATGTCCAACCTAAGACAGCTAAGTCTAACCAATTGTAACTTTTCGGATCATTCTATCTCTTCATTTTATCCTTTCAAGTTCAAATCATCAAATTCCTTATCTGTCTTTGATCTTTCTTTGAACCACTTCACTTCATCCATGATATTCCACTGGGTGTCAAATGTCACCTCAAACCTCATTGAGCTCAACCTCAGTGATAATAACCTCTTTGAGGATCATGTATCAAATAATTTTTGCATGGCAATGAATTCTCTTGAGAACCTTGACTTAAGAGATAATAAACTCAAGGGGAGTGACATGAAGTTGTTATCGAGTATCTGCACTCTTCGATCATTATACTTGTCCCAAAACAATTTTACTGAAGATCTTGCATCAATTCTTCATAATTTGTCAGCTGGCTGTATGAGGGACTCGCTAGAAGAATTGGATTTGGGCAATAATCAAATCACTGGCTCATTACCTGACCTTTCAATCTTTCCATTCTTAAAGCAGTTAGATCTTTCACTCAATCGGCTAAGCGGAAAGATAGCTGAACACATAACATTGCCATCTCAGTTGGAATCATTTTCAGTCTCAGTAAACTCTTTAGAAGGTGTAGTTCCAAATTCATTTGGGAACACATGTACCTTGAGGTCATTATATTTTTCAATGAACAATTTGAGCAAGGAGCTTTCATTGATAATTCACCACTTATCTGGCTGTGCTAGAAATTCACTCCAAGAATTGCATCTAGATGATAATCAAATTTATGGCACATTGCCTGACCTCTCAATATTCCCATCTTTAAAGAAATTATCTCTTGATGCAAATATGCTAAATGGGAGGATTCCTCAAAATATTCAATTTCCACCACAATTGGAGAGTTTGTCCATGGGGTCAACTTCTTTGGAAGGTGTGATTACCAATCATCATTTTGCTAATATGTCAAAGTTGAAGGTGCTGGATTTGTCTGACAACTCATTGTTCTTGACATTTAGCAATAATTGGGTTCCTTCTTTTCAACTGAGAGAGATATACTTGAGAAATTGCAAGTTAGGTCCATCTTTTCCCAAATGGTTGCAAACACAAGATAACTTGTTGAGCCTTGATATTTCTAATGCTGGAATTTCAGATGTTGTTCCACACTGGTTTTGGAACCTACCTTCATGGAAGCTAGAATCAATGAACATTTCATACAACAATCTTACAGGTACTATTCCAAATTTTCCAGTAAGATTTAGTGAATACCCATCGATATCTCTAGCTACAAATCAATTCGAAGGTCCGATCCCACCGTTCTTGCAAAGAGCTATCTCCCTTGATCTGTCTGATAATAAATTTTCAGACTTTGATTTGTTTGCATGTGCCAATGGTATAGTTGAACAATTAGGAAAATTGGATTTTTCAGATAATCGTCTATCTGGAAAAATTCCAAATTGTTGGAGCAAGTTCAAGTCTTTAGGCTATATAGATTTGAGTAATAATAATTTGTCTGGAGAAGTTCCTACCTCAATAGGATCAGCTCTTCAACTTCAAGTGCTGATGTTGAGAAACAATCACTTAACTGGGAAGCTACCATTCTCATTAAGGAGTTGCACAAAATTAGTAATGTTAGATGCAGGGGAAAATGAACTATCAGGGGTTATACCTTCTTGGATCGGGGGCGACTTACAACAATTGCAGATGTTGATCTTGCGAAGAAATCGCTTCTATGGAGGTCTACCATTGTCTCTTTGTCACTTAGCAAATATTCACCTTTTGGATATTTCTTCTAACAATCTAAAGGGACAAATTCCTACATGCTTCAAGAACTTCACTGCAATGATTAAGGGAATGGTTTCAGCAATGCCCTATGATGATCATACTTATTTTGTCAACAATACTTTGCAAGGAGCCTCTGATTTTCTCATGGCAGAAGGAGAACAATAtgatttaattactctgttgatgTGGAAAGGTGTGGAACGGATGTTGAAAAATGACAAGTTACTTTTAAAGGGCATTGATCTATCAAGCAATCAGTTATCAGGAGAAATTCCAACAGAACTTGTGAGTTTGGTTGAATTGGTTACCTTGAATTTATCAAGAAATAATTTATCAGGTGAAATTCCTCTAAAAATTGGTAATCTTGCATCACTAGAATTTCTTGATTTGTCTAGAAACAATCTATCTGGTTTGATTCCTTCTAGTCTTACACAAATCAACCGTTTATCTATGTTGGATTTGTCTCATAACAATTTGTCTGGAGAGATTCCAACTAGCACACAATTGCAGAGTTTCAATGCCTCAAGTTATGAAGAAAACCAAGATCTTTGTGGGCCACCTCTTGAGAAAATGTGTTTCAAAGGAAAATCAAGGCAAACATCTTCAGCAAAAACCAAAGAAGATGATCATGATCCTTTCTACCAAGCATTTTACATGAGCATGGGATTGGGATTTTTTGTTGGATTTTGGAGCATCTTTGGCACCATTCTGTTCAATCGCTTTTGGAGACATGCTTACTTCAAATTCTTGAACAAGTTGACAAACAAAGTTATGTCAAGGTGGTAG